A segment of the Candidatus Pelagisphaera phototrophica genome:
TCCTTTCTGGAATACTGCAGCCGACGAGAGATAGTAATCACTACCGATTTTCTATCTACAACATCCTGCTCTCTTGAAAGCTGTACCAACCTAATCCAGATGGATCGGTTTTGGGGCTTCCGGCAATAACGTGATCCAATATGGGAATTCCCAAAACGTTAGAGGCGTCTCTCAATTGGCGTGTTACCTTGATATCCGCTGCGCTGGGAGAGGGGTCCCCGCTTGGGTGGTTGTGGACGCAGATGACCGCACTGGCGCCAAACCGAATCGCTTCCCGGAAAACCTCTCGTGGGTGAACGAGGCTATTGCTGGCCGTTCCAGAAGTAGCTTCGCAAACGCGCAGCAAACGGTTCTTCCGATTGAGGCAAAGCGTCCAAAACTTTTCAACCCCGAGTCCAATCGTTCGCGATCGC
Coding sequences within it:
- the radC gene encoding RadC family protein, which translates into the protein MPAHSKLMEIAEAERPQERLERLGASALSDVELIAMILRSGSKGHNVLNVAGSLLNDAGSLSQLIHWSDGEFVKFKGIGKVKALQLVVVIEICRRILASEEEDIPILDDPKRVFKYMRSRTIGLGVEKFWTLCLNRKNRLLRVCEATSGTASNSLVHPREVFREAIRFGASAVICVHNHPSGDPSPSAADIKVTRQLRDASNVLGIPILDHVIAGSPKTDPSGLGWYSFQESRML